One Natrinema longum genomic window, TGGCGCTCGAAAGTGGATACTACGAACAACCACGGAAGACGTCGCTCCGGGACTTAGCCGATCGGACGGCCGTTGCTCGATCGACGTACGAGGAACACCTTCGAAAGGCAGAGAACAAACTGCTCACCAACGCGGGACAGTTCTTGCGACTGGTCACCGCGACCTCGTCGGCCGATCCGCTACAAATAAAAAAGACAGGGCAGGCGGACCAGGCTGCCGACTAACTGAACGTGTGTCTTCGGAAACAGAGTCTTTGACTAACCGATAGTAAGCACCTTATCTGCCTTCTCGATGATTCGGAGACAGTCTTCCATCGTTGCACGAGGCCTGAGGTCGTCCGCTTCGAGGTCGCGAGAATCGAGACACGTCCCGCAGGCGTAGCGCTGTCCCCCGTTTTGGACGTACTTGCGCATCACGCCGTGTGGATTGAACTTCTGGTGTTCCAGGTCCGGTGCCTCGACGCCATCGCCGAGGAGAAAGACTTCGACTGTCTGATCCGAATCAAGCGCCGTGTTTGCGAGACGGAACGCGTTCCAGACACGCTCAGGGTCGTTGGTCTCCAGGATGATACCAAGGTGCATACGAAAGCTTCGGTAGTGCGTTACTTGGGCCCTGGTGGTGATTCTCTCACAGGGGAAACCACGACCACTAATTATCATGGAGAACGGGTCAGAGTCACGTTGAAGCGTTCAAGAACGGATGCTGAGTCCGATACGCTACTACGGCCTCGTTGAAACCCTCCGTCGGTGATCGGTTTCGGGATGTCTGCTGAATACGGAGCGCATATTAGTTACGAGATCGGCGTCGAAGTCAGTTCCAGCGAGGGCGTGTTCCTGCCGTTCAACGGCTCCCGTACCCGTCGAACGGGACTGATGCAGGGGATACCGGCCCACCGTGGTTGACCAATCGTTCAATTAACTTACTCCGCTAGATCTGCTTTCCCGCCCGAATCGACTATATGCCAGAACCATCCGGTATATAGATCCCGACCGAAACTATTAATTGAGAAATCTCTCAACTATATGCCGATGGCACAAGCGACGGACCGGTTACGGCGGTATCTCGAGGACGAACTCGAGGTGTGTCGCAGCGAGGACGTCGAACAGCGGCTCGAGGAACTCGAGACGCTCGAGGCAGCGCTCGGTGGTGATCGGGTCTCGGCCGAACTCGACGTGCTCTCGGCACTGGCAAACGAGACCCGATACACGCTCGTCCGCGTTCTCGTCGCGGCCGAGGAAGAGCTCTGTGTCTGTGAACTGAACGCGGTCGTCGACGTCAGCGAGAGCGGACTCAGCCACGCGCTCTCGGCGCTCGTCGACGCGGGGCTCGTCGACGCCGACAAGGACGGCCGCTGGAAGAAATACCGGGCGACGAACCGGGCGGTCGCCCTCGTGACGGTCCTCGAGGGGAGCGTAACCGATGAGTAACGCGACTCACGAGCACGGACCGGACTGTGGCTGTGAGAGTTGTGGCGATCCGAGTTCGATGGCGTTTCTGGACAAGTATCTCACCCTCTGGATCGTCGCCGCGATGGCCGTCGGCGTCGGGCTCGGATACGTCGCGCCGTCGCTGACCGGGCCGATTCGGGACTTCCATCTCGTCGAGATCGGACTCGTGTTGATGATGTACCCGCCGCTGGCGAAAGCGGACTACTCGCGGCTGCCGACGGTCTTTCGCAACTGGCGCGTGCTCGGACTGAGCCTCGTCCAGAACTGGCTCATCGGGCCGACGCTGATGTTCGGGCTGGCGGTGTTCTTCTTCAGCGGACTCGTGCCCGGCCTGCCCGCTCGTCCCGAGTACTTCCTCGGACTCGTCTTCATCGGGATGGCCCGGTGTATCGCGATGGTGCTCGTCTGGAACGAACTCGCGGAGGGTTCGACCGAGTACGTGACCGGCTGGTCGCGTTCAACAGTCTCTTCCAGATCCTCACCTACGGTGTCTACGTCTGGTTCTTCGGCCTGTTTCTCCCGCCGCTGCTGGGACTGGAGGCGCTCGCCGACGGGATCACGACGTTCAACGTCTCGCCCGAGCAGGTGTTCTTCGCCATCGTGATCTTCCTCGGCATTCCCTTTGCGGGCGGGATCCTCACGCGCTACGTCGGCACCCGGACCAAAGGGAAGGAGTGGTACGACGAGGCGTTCGTGCCGAAAATAGATCCCGTGACGCTCGTCGCGCTGCTGTTTACCGTCGTCGTGATGTTCGCCACGCAGGGCGAGAACATCATCGCCGCGCCGGGTGACGTCCTCCTGATCGCCGTCCCGCTGACGATTTACTTCGTCGTGATGTTCCTCGTGAGCTTCGGTATGGGGCGGGGCATCGGTGCCGACTACTCGACGACGACCGCGATCGGCTTTACGGCTGCATCGAACAACTTCGAACTGGCCATCGCCGTCGCCGTGGCGGTGTTCGGCGTCGGCTCGAGCGTCGCGTTCGCCACCGTCGTTGGCCCGCTCATCGAGGTGCCGGTGTTACTCGCCCTGGTCAACGTCGCGCTGTACTTCCAGCGAAAATTCGACTGGCGCGGCCACGACACCGGTCGCCTCGACGCGACGACGACTGAATCACCGACCGACGACTGACCACCACACTACCCCATTCGTACTCCCACGATCATGTCCACCACTACCGACTCCGACGACCCGATTCGTATCGCCTTCATGTGCGTCCAGAACGCCGGCCGTTCCCAGCTGTCGACCGCCTTCGCCGAGCGCGAACGCGAGCGTCGCGGCCTCGAGGACCGCGTGGAGATCCTGACCGGGGGCACGGCTCCCGCCGAACGCGTCCACGAGGAGGTGATCGAAGTCACGGCGGAAGCCGGGTTCGATCTCTCGGAGCGAACGCCGCGGAAAATCACGCTCGAGGAACTCCGCTCGTGTGACGTCGTCGCGACGATGGGCTGTTCGACGCTCGACGTCGGCGACGTCGGGAGCGACGTCGACGTCCGCGACTGGGCGCTCGAGGATCCCGACGGACGGGACCTCGAGGCGGTACGAGAGATCCGCGACGAGATCGAAGAGCGGGTCGTCGCGCTGTTCGACGAGTTCAGCGACGCCCCCTGACGAATCACGACCCTTAGCGCCCGGTCGGCACGTACTCGCCGAACGTTCGCTCGTGGAGCAGGAGTTCGTGGACGCCAACGAGGACGACGACGGCGAGGACGATGAGCCCACCCTCGAGAATCGAGGTGAGCAGGCCCAGCGCGACGATCAGCGTCGTTGCACAGGCAGGCGGGTGGACCGTCTCGGTCGCGAGCATCCCGCCCGACGTCAAGACGACGGCGAGAACGCCGCTGGCGACCAACCGGAGCTGGTCGGTCGCGAGCATCGGTTCGGTCGTAACGACCACGAGCCCCGGGGCGATCGCGTGATACGCCACGAGCCCGGCGACGACACCGATACAGTGGCCACCGATCACTCGCCACGCAGCGGTGACTTCTCCGTCACGAACCGTCGCCAGGAGGAACGCGGACGGCCCCAGACTCGGAAAGAGCAGGGCCTGGCCGGTCACCCAGGCTAACAGGCCCGGGACTACGAGCAGGACGCCGACGTACAGGGTCGAAAACGCCGCGTCCTCTCTCATGATCGCCGCCTTGTCAGCACGGACGGATATACTGTTCGTTGTTTCGACTCTCCTCGAGTGGCGACCGCGTCGCCACCATCTGCCGGGGCCGATTTCCCTCTCCGACGACCGTGACGGGCGCGTTATGACGACCCGTTCCCTGGCTGGGCTCGACGGCGTGACACCGGCCTGACTCGAGTCGTCG contains:
- a CDS encoding DsrE family protein; the protein is MHLGIILETNDPERVWNAFRLANTALDSDQTVEVFLLGDGVEAPDLEHQKFNPHGVMRKYVQNGGQRYACGTCLDSRDLEADDLRPRATMEDCLRIIEKADKVLTIG
- a CDS encoding low molecular weight phosphatase family protein, giving the protein MSTTTDSDDPIRIAFMCVQNAGRSQLSTAFAERERERRGLEDRVEILTGGTAPAERVHEEVIEVTAEAGFDLSERTPRKITLEELRSCDVVATMGCSTLDVGDVGSDVDVRDWALEDPDGRDLEAVREIRDEIEERVVALFDEFSDAP
- a CDS encoding ArsR/SmtB family transcription factor, producing the protein MAQATDRLRRYLEDELEVCRSEDVEQRLEELETLEAALGGDRVSAELDVLSALANETRYTLVRVLVAAEEELCVCELNAVVDVSESGLSHALSALVDAGLVDADKDGRWKKYRATNRAVALVTVLEGSVTDE
- a CDS encoding HPP family protein, translating into MREDAAFSTLYVGVLLVVPGLLAWVTGQALLFPSLGPSAFLLATVRDGEVTAAWRVIGGHCIGVVAGLVAYHAIAPGLVVVTTEPMLATDQLRLVASGVLAVVLTSGGMLATETVHPPACATTLIVALGLLTSILEGGLIVLAVVVLVGVHELLLHERTFGEYVPTGR